Below is a genomic region from Aromatoleum aromaticum EbN1.
CGCCCCAGGTACACATCGAAGTCGACGTTTCGGACCTTCCCTTTCCCCGCTGGCATGACGCCCGCCGACACGGCCGCAGGCGCCCCGACTGGCCCCCAGGCTGAAGCGATCGCCGCCACTGCCCGCCGGCTCAACGAGTTGCGAGAGAACTGGCTGAACCCGGCTGAATGGGTCGATCGCATCCCGGAAGTCGTGCCGGGCTACCCTGACCGGATCATTCCGAAACCTGGCCACGAGGCCGAGCTGAAGAAGCGCACGCTGACGAACCTCTACAACCTTCGCCCGGCCTGGCTTGATGGCGCACACAAAACGCTGGATGTCGCTGTCGCTGCAGCCTACGGCTGGACGGACTACACGCCTGAAATGCCCGATGACGAGATCCTTCGCAGGCTGCTGGCGTTGAATCTATTTCAAAACTGACTCTGCGAAGATGTACAAACACACCCATTACTTACTTTGTTTTTTGCTGCTTACTCCTCACGCATACGCTCTCGAAGGCAAGGTGGTCGGCGTGACCGATGGGGATACCCTGGCCATCCTCGACGTCACTAAAAGCCAACACCGCATACGCCTAGCTGAAATTGACGCCCCGGACATGCAAACAAGCTTTCGGGCAGCGGGCCAAGCAAGCACTCTCCAAGCTCTGTTTTGGAAAACACGCAGAGGTTCGCAACACCAGCGCAGATCGCTACCAGCGCGTCGTGGGCACTGTCTATTGCGACGGTTTGAATGCCAACAGCGAGCTTGTGCGACAGGGCATGGCCTGGGTGTACGTGCAGTACGCCAGCAAGTCCTCCCCGCTTTTTGCCTTGGAAACAACGGCTCGAACCAAAAAACTAGGCCTTTGGGCAGATCCTCATGCAACGCCCCCCTGGGAATGGCGTCGCGCAGGACGCGCCGGTACCGGGCGCCCGATCGCGAGCCTGGCGCCAACTAGCATCGACGAAGCCTCATCAAGTAGCTCTGTGCGAGGCAATCGTCGCTCAAAGGTCTACCATTTGTTTCACTGTCCTAGCTACGACGCAGTCGGCCCGCAGAATCGTGTGGAGTTTTCGTCAGAGCGGGCCGCAGCCTCTGCCGGCTTTCGCAAGGCCGGCAACTGCCGGTGAGATCAGCACTGAGCGGCAGGGAACCTGGCCTCGCAACCACGGTCAGTGTCGTCGACAAGCGACGCACACAGGCGCCCGTTCGGGCTGCCCGAAAGACAACAAAAGCAAGGGAGACAGACATGCGTATTGATTTAAGTTGCGATGAAGCGAACTCAACCCATACTCTGCGTGAGTACGCGACGGGCCGGATCCGTACCGCGATCGGCCGCTTTCGTGATCACATCCAGTGGGCTCGCGTGAAGGTTGCGAACGTGCGCGATCCGAGCGGCAGCCAGAAGCGCTGCGTCGTTCAGTTACGACTCCGTAACCTGCCCGATGTGGTCTTTGCCATCACGCAGCTCGAGGCACGGGCAGCCGTTGACGAGGCGGCCAACCGCCTTGCTCGAGTCTTGGCGCAAAGGGTGCGGCGTAATCGACCGGCCAGGCATCAAAGCCTTTCGGCCTTGCCCGTGTGACCGCAATTCGGTAGCTTTCGCCTACCCGCAGCCAACATACAACCATCTCCCAAGGGGACCGCGCCTGATGCAAAACCGTATGACGATGACGCGCACCGACGCCTCGGTGCTGTCGACCAACAAGGTCATCCGCAACACCTACATGTTGCTGTCGCTAACGCTGGCGTTCTCGGCGCTAACCGCCGGGCTGTCGATGGCCATGGGTGCCCCGCGCCTGGGGATCATCGTTACGCTCGCAGGCTACTTCGGCCTGCTGTTTGCGACCACCAAGTTCCGCAACAGCAGCCTCGGCATCGTGTTCGTGTTCGCGCTGACCGGCTTCATGGGCTTCACCCTCGGCCCGATCATCTCATCCTATTTGGCGCTGCCCAACGGCGCCAGCATCGTGATGCAGGCGATGGCCGGCACAGCGGCGATCTTCCTGGGTCTGTCGGCCTACGCGGTGACGAGCAAGAAGGACTTCTCCTTCATGGGCGGTTTCCTGATGGTCGGCATCCTGGTCGCCTTCCTGGCCGGCCTGGGCGCGATCTTCTTCGAGATCCCGGCGCTGTCGCTGACCGTGTCGGCGGCCTTCGTGCTGCTGATGTCGGGCCTCATCCTGTACGAGACCAGCAACATCATCCACGGCGGCGAGACCAACTACATCATGGCCACGGTGTCGCTGTTCGTGTCGATCTTCAACCTCTTCACCAGCCTGCTGCACCTGCTTGGCTTCGCCAACAGCGACTAAGCCAGAGGTTACTCCTCGAGGCCAGCCTGAGGCCGCACAGAGATCGTTCTCTTGTGCGGCCTTCTCTTTTTGAGATCAGTCTTTCGACCCCGCCTTCCAGCGCAAGCCCCACTGATACCGCTCATCGAGTTGCACGTGGCCGGCGAAGTATTCGCCGAGCTTGGTGATCTTCAGGTTGCCGCCTTCGTTCTCGATCATCGCGATCGCGCACATGTTCTTGCTGTTGTCGTGGTTATCCAGGCGAACCTCTACCGGAGGATGGCCAGGAACGGTCAGCGTGACGACCCCGTCAGCTTGCCCCCAATTGGCCACGCCCTCGTAGATGAAAGCGTAGATACAGACCCGTTGGAGGTCTTTCAGATGATCGCCGTTGATGTACAGAAACTCGCCCGACGAATTCGCCCCTGTACGATCGTCCCCTGCCATGTGG
It encodes:
- a CDS encoding HPF/RaiA family ribosome-associated protein, translating into MRIDLSCDEANSTHTLREYATGRIRTAIGRFRDHIQWARVKVANVRDPSGSQKRCVVQLRLRNLPDVVFAITQLEARAAVDEAANRLARVLAQRVRRNRPARHQSLSALPV
- a CDS encoding Bax inhibitor-1/YccA family protein, producing MQNRMTMTRTDASVLSTNKVIRNTYMLLSLTLAFSALTAGLSMAMGAPRLGIIVTLAGYFGLLFATTKFRNSSLGIVFVFALTGFMGFTLGPIISSYLALPNGASIVMQAMAGTAAIFLGLSAYAVTSKKDFSFMGGFLMVGILVAFLAGLGAIFFEIPALSLTVSAAFVLLMSGLILYETSNIIHGGETNYIMATVSLFVSIFNLFTSLLHLLGFANSD
- a CDS encoding thermonuclease family protein, translating into MTPRTCKQAFGQRAKQALSKLCFGKHAEVRNTSADRYQRVVGTVYCDGLNANSELVRQGMAWVYVQYASKSSPLFALETTARTKKLGLWADPHATPPWEWRRAGRAGTGRPIASLAPTSIDEASSSSSVRGNRRSKVYHLFHCPSYDAVGPQNRVEFSSERAAASAGFRKAGNCR